The genomic DNA TGCTTCGTCTCTAACGAGAACCTGCTTTCGAACGTGAACGGCGTAATCAACGCGGTTTACCTCAAGTGCGACAACCTGGGCGAAACGGTCCAGACCGGTGCCGGTGCTGGCCGCCTCCCGACCGCATCCGCCGTCGTAGCCGACCTCGTTTCCCTGGCCCGCTCCGTGGATCAGGGTTCCCGCAAGGCGCTCCCGATGGGCTGGTTCAACGTCGACAATTCGGCAACTCTCGTGCCTATCTCCGAGACGAGCGCCCGCTACTACCTGCGCTTCACTTCCCGTGACGCCTGCGGCGTGCTCGCGAAGATTACGAGCGTCTTGGCCGAAAATAACATCTCCATCGAGACGATTATCCAGAAGAATGTGAAGGACCCGGGCAAGGTCTCTATCGTGGTCATCACCGAAAAGACGCAGGACTGCAAGGCCTCGAAGGCGGTGGACGCCATCGACGCCCTGCCCGAAATCGTCGAAAAGAGCCAGGTTATCCGCTTCCTCGCCTAAGGCGTGGTTTCTGAAACCTGAATTTTGTAGTTTATTGGCGTATGTTCCGTGCAACTACATTGGAGCGCATCCTCCTAGTCCTTTCGGATTTTGTCGCTGTGTCGATTTGCTTCCTTGGCGCGTTCTGGGTGCAGTTCCATAGTGGTTGGATTGTCGACAAGTTCGACCCGACTAAGACATTCGACCAGTACTGGACCATGGGGCTTGCCCTCAATATCGGTTGGCTCGTGCTGTTTACCTGCGCGGGCCTGTACCGTTCATGGTTGCTCCTTTCGAGAACTCACCAGATTCTGCGTGTACTTCGTGCCGTAGTCATCGGTGTGGTGCTTATCATCATCGGGCTTTTCGGTACGGAGTTCCTGGGGAAGGTTTTCACGAACCAGCCTCTGAACGAAGGCTACCTGTATGGCTCCCGATTCCCGTGGATATTTATCTACGGCGGGCTTGCGATGGTGCTTGTGGCCGGTTTCCGCATGTTCATTTACTTCTGCCTGCGTGGCTTGCTCCGCTTGGGTTATGGCGCGAACAACATCCTGGTGCTCGGCGCGACCGAGGCGGGCCGCAAGGTGGCCGAAGACCTCAAGAACACTCCGGCGCGTGGCCAGCGGGTGGTGGGCTTTGTGGATGAACGCTACCAGGTCATATCGCACGACTTTGCAGGCTTCCCGGTCTTGGGCAAGTATTCCGACCTTGCCGCCCTCGTAAAGAAGTACAAGGTTACGGGTATCGTGATTGCGCACGAAAGTTCCTCCCCGCAAGAGATCATGCGCGTGCTTGTGTGGATTTGTGAACTTCCCCTGCATATCTATATTGTGCCGGAGCTCTACCCGGTGGTGAACGGGCAGTTCAAGGGTAACCTCGTCTATGGGTTTGAACTGCAGGAACTTTTCGCGTTTACCATGCCGCCCTGGCAGGTGCGGGTGAAACGCATTATCGACGTGCTGTTTGGCGCGTTTCTTGGTTTTTGCTCCCTGCCGGTTTGCCTGCTAGCGGCTATTGCCATCAAGTTGGAAGACCACGGACCGGTTTTTTATTCGCAGGAACGCATCGGCCTGTATGGCAAGCCCTTTACGGTCTACAAGTTCCGCACCATGCGTACCGATGCCGAAAAGTTCGGCGCGCAGTGGGCAACGAAGGATGACCCGCGCATTACGAAGGTGGGTAAGTTCCTGCGCAAGACCCGTATTGACGAGCTCCCGCAGATTCTTTGTGTATTGAAGGGCGACATGAGCATGGTAGGCCCGCGCCCTGAACGTGCCGTGTTTATCAGCAAGCTTCGCGAACAGATTCCGTTCTACATCAGCCGCCTCAAGATGAAGCCGGGCCTTACGGGCTGGGCGCAGGTGCGTCACCATTACGATACGAGCATCGAGGACGTGCAGATTAAACTACAGTACGACATGTATTACTACGAGAACATGAGCTTGCTCTTGGATTTCCAGATTCTCGTGCGGACGGTCTACGTTGTGTTGACCGGTAAAGGAGCGCAGTAAAATTCGGAATTCGGATTTATGAATTAGGAATTAATTTATACTTTCTCATTTCGAACTTCGAATTCTAAATTAACCTTGACCGATCTTTTAATTAACCTTAACTCCGAATTCCTAATTCCTAATTAACTATGTACGGCGATAACTCGACTCCCAAATTTCCTACCGAAGATGCTCTCACGATGATTCGCCTCGCGCTTGCCGAAGACGTGCGCACGGGCGACGTGACCAGCGAATGGACCATCCCTGCCGACCAGAAGCAGCATGCCCGCCTGATTGCAAAAGAAGATGGCGTGCTTGCGGGCCTCCCGGTGATTGAACTCGTGTTCCAGGAACTCAAGGCAAACGTGAAGGTGACGCTCCACAAGAAAGATGGCGACGTGGTGAAGAAAGGCGACCTGATTGCCGAAATGGACGGCACGACGCACGAACTCTTGACGGGCGAGCGTACGCTCCTGAACTTTATCCAGCAGCTTTCCGGCGTGGCGACGGTCGCGCATACCTTTCAGGAAGCCCTGAAGGGCGGGAAAACCAAGGTGCTCGATACCCGCAAGACGGTTCCCGGTTTCCGCACGTTGCAGAAGTACGCCGTTCGCGTGGGTGGCGGTTCCAACCACCGCATGGGCCTCTTTGACATGGTGCTCGTGAAGGACAACCACATCGCTGCTGCAGGTGGCGTGCTCCAGGCGCTTGAAGTCGTGAAGAAGAACAACACGCAGGGCCTGATGGTCGAGATGGAAGTGGAAAACTTCGACCAGCTGCGCGCTCTTTTGAACAAGGGCGTAGACGTCATCATGCTTGACAACATGAGCAACGAGATGATGGCCGAGGCCCTCAAGATTATCAAGGAAAGCGGTGACAAGTGCCTGGTGGAAGGCTCGGGCAACATGACGCTCGAACGCGCGAAGGAAATCGCGACGCTCGGCCTCGATTACATCTCTGTCGGTGCGCTCACGCATAGCGTGAAGGCTCTCGACATCTCGATGCGCATTTAGTTTTTGATTTGCACATGAAAAAGAGTTTGGATAAACCTGCACGGAAGTCGAATCGCGAAACTTTTAGCTTCGTCGTGGATGTGGGCAACTCCCACACGGTTTTGGGTATTTTCAAGGGCGACAAGGTGGTGGACCACTGGAGGCTTACTACCCGCAAGGAAACGACGAGCGACGAAGTGATGAACCGCATTGGCGGACTTGTGCGCTTTTCGAAAATCAAGCCGGCAGAAATTACGCACGTGGGCCTGTCGACGGTGGTGCCCGCGCATGAACGCCCCTGGATCAAGGCCTTGCAGACGCTCCTCAAGCGCCCGGTGCAGGTGGTAAGTTCCAAGAACTGCCTCGGTTGCCCGATTGCCTACCCGAACCCGGCGTCGCTCGGTGCCGACCGCTTGTGCAACATTATCGCACTCCGTGACCGTGGCTACAAGGATGCCATCGTGGTGGATATGGGCACGGCAACGACATTTGACGTGATGAAGGACGGCGGCTTCGCTGGCGGTATAATTATTCCGGGCATTAGCGCAAGCCTCGATGTCTTGACCGAGAAGGCGGCGCGCCTGTTGCCGGTAAGCATTGAATGGCCGGAACACGTGATTGCAAACAATACCGACGATGCCATCCGCGCGGGCCTCCTGTATGGCTTTATGGCGGAACTTGAAACCTTGGTGGCAAAGATCAAGGACGAAATGGGCAAGAAGAAGGTACCCGTGTTTGCGACGGGTGGCTGGGGCCGCATGGTGATGGGGCACAGCAAGGTTATCGATACCTACGACCCGTACCTGACCCTGAACGGTGTGCGCCTGGTGGCGCTCCATGGCAATTCTGCCGCAGAACTGGAGAAGGATTCTGATGAATAAAATCAATCTTTCGTCTTTCGTCTTTCGTCTTTCGTCTAGGAGGCATCAATGCGTTGCTTAGTTACCGGTGGTGCAGGATTCCTGGGTAGTCACTTGTGTGAACGTCTGCTGAACGACGGTCATGAGGTGATTTGCCTTGACAACTACTTTACGGGCCGTATGGTGAACGTCGCTCACCTGCGCGATAACCGGAACTTCGAGCTCATTCGCCACGACGTGACGGAACCGATTTTGCTGGAAGTGGACCGCATCTTTAATCTCGCGTGCCCCGCGAGCCCCATTCATTACCAGTTCAACCCGGTAAAGACCATCAAGACGAGCGTGATGGGCGCTATCAATATGCTCGGCATGGCGAAGCGCGTGAAGGCGCGTATTTTGCAGGCGAGCACTAGCGAAGTCTACGGCGACCCGGCGGTACACCCGCAGACCGAAGACTACTGGGGCAACGTGAACCCCATCGGTATCCGCAGCTGCTATGACGAAGGCAAGCGCGTCGCCGAAACCTTGTTCATGGATTACCACAGACAAAATAACGTGGACATCCGCATCGTGCGTATTTTCAATACATATGGCCCGCGCATGCTTATGAACGATGGTCGCGTGGTGTCAAACTTTATTGTGCAGGCGCTCAAGGGCGAAGATCTCACGATTTACGGCGACGGCAGCCAGACCCGCAGTTTCTGCTATGTGGATGACCTCATCGAAGGTTTTGTGCGCATGATGAACCAGGACAAGATTATTGGACCCGTGAACATCGGGAACCCTGGCGAATTTACAATGCTTGAACTTGCGAAGGAAGTGCTTGACCTTACCGGCTCCAAGAGCAAGATTGTGTACAAGCCTCTCCCGGGTGACGACCCGAAGATGCGTCGTCCGAATATCGACCTTGCCAAGTCTGCTCTCGGTTGGGAACCGACAATCCCGCTGCGCCAGGGTCTCGAGAAGACGATTGTCTACTTCGAGGAACTGCTCAAGGGCGAACGCTAGCAGTTTGCTGATACTAGGACTTGTCATGCCCGGCTTGACCGGGCATCTTTGTTTCTTTCAATAGAATTATTTGCTGCCTACTACTTTGCAGATAGGGCAGTTTTCGGGCTTGTGACCCATTGCCTTGCAGTACGTGCGCCCGAAGTAGATAATCTGCAGGTGGCGCTTTTCCCATTCTTCCTTCGGGAAAATCTTCTTGAGGTCGGCCTCGGTCTGTTCCACGCTACTGCCGTCCGATAGTCCCCAGCGCTTGGCTAGGCGGTGGATGTGTGTATCGACGGGGAAGGCGGGAATCTTGAAGATGTGGCTCATCACGACGCTTGCCGTCTTGTGGCCTACGCCGGGGAGTGATTCGAGTTCTTCGAATGTGCGGGGGACTTCGCCGCCGTATTTCTCGACGAGCGTTTTCGACAGATTGTAAATGTTCTTGCTTTTCGTGTTGAAGAATCCGCACGGCTTGATGATTTCTGCAATCGCGTCGATGCCGAGCTTGACCATGGCGGCGGGCGTTTTCGCTTTCTTGAACAACACCTTCGTTACCTGGTTCACGCGGATGTCGGTGCATTGCGCACTCAATACGACCGCGACAAGCATCGTGTAGGCGTTTGAGTAGTCGAGCGGAATCGGCGGGTTTGGGAAGAGCTCGTCCAGCTTTTCGCCGATGAACTTGATCTTGTCCGTTTTTTTCATGTCTGCGCCTCCTTTCGTCTTTCGTCTGTAGCGAGCCGCATTGCGACGCAGCGTACTTTCGTCTAGTTTAGTCGCAGTCGCGCGTGAAGTCTTGTTGCATGTTGAAGCTGGGCATGTCGTCGGTCGGGTGGCCGACTTCGACGGCGGGGACGCCTGCGTATGTCGTGTGCGGGGGAACGTCGCAGAGCACCACCGCGCCCGCGCCAATCTTCGCGCAGTCGCCGATGTGGATGTTGCCGAGCAGCTGGGCGTGTGCACCGAGCATCACGCCGTTCCCGATTTTCGGGTGACGGTCGCCGGTCTCGTTGCCGGTACCGCCAAGCGTCACACCGTGCAAGAAACTCACGTTGTTCCCGACAATTGCTGTTTCGCCGATGACGATGTTTGTCGCGTGGTCAATCAGGAGGCCGTGCCCGATTTTTGCCGCCGGGTGGATGTCCATGCCGAACTTGCGGCTCACGATATTCTGGAGCATCTTGGCGGGGAACGGGCGGTTCTCTGTCCAGAGGGCGTGTGCCACGCGGTAGGCCTGCAGGCCCTGGAACCCCTTGAACAGCAGGAGCGGTTCGAGGTAGCTGGTGCAGGCGGGGTCGCGGAGTACGGTTGCGTTCAGGTCCTTGCAGGCGGAAACGAGCAGTTCGGGGTACTTGATGTACAGCGCGTTGAACATCTTCTCGAGTTCCGCACGGTCGATGACTTCGCCCGCGAGTTGACAGGCGAGCGTTACGGATAGCATGTCGGCAAAGTTCTTGCGGTTCAACACCTGCTCTTCGAGCATGAGCTTCGAGAGCGGTTCGTTGGCGGCTAGTTCCGAGGCCTCGTCGCGGAGGCGCTTTTCCATTTCTTCGACTGTCATAGCGAAAGCAAATATAGAAATTTGCGGGGGCAGGCGGGCTAGTCGGCGAGTTTCAGGAGTGCGCGGGCCGGGATGTGGAACCATCCGGGCCTGAACTCGAGTTCGTAGCAGGCCTCGTAAACGGTCTTGGCGAGGATATACGGGGTGGCAGCACGCTCGAGGGTTTCGAGGTCGACATGTGCGGCGCCGGCATCTATGCGGGCGGCTTGCGCGTAGCCTTCAAGAAACGCGTGTTTGCATGCGGTGCAGTCGAACCCGGATGTAGCTCCCGCATACTGGAAACTGCGGAGCATTCCGGCGACATCGACAAGCGGGGAGTGCAGTGCCCTGCGGTATTCGAGACTGCGGGTAGGTTCGCCTTCAAAATCGAGAATCTTGAAGGTCGGTGCGCTTGATGCCTGCTTGGCTAAAGACTGCGCGGTCGTTGCGGCGGCAACCAGCACCTGGCCCAGGTGGTAATCCCCGTGGATGCGCTGCGGTGTGAACAACTCGCTGCCGGTTGGCGCTCCGAACGCATCTTTCGCCATGCGCTTGAGTTTCGGCAAAGTCGCTTTTACCTTTTCGGCGAGTTCGCGCATTTCATTGCCTGCGGAAATATCCGCGCTCACCGCATCTGTCGCGCCCGCGCTGTTCAAAAGATGTTCCAGCTTGTCAAATGGAATTTCTGGATTCTGCGCGGGCGTGCCCGGGAGTCCCCTGAGGGCGCGGTGCATCTTCGCGGTCGCTGTCCCGAGAGCCTCGGCGCACAGCGCGTCCATCACGCTGTTGAAATACGCCCACGCATCCTGCATGCCGGTTGCACGTTCCTCGAGAATCCCGAGGGTGTAGTGTTTTCCCGTGGCATCTGCGTAGTAGCATGTGCCGTAGAGCTGCGGGCTCACGCCGGAGCGTTTGCGGTCGAGTTGCTCCATAATTTCGACCTCGGGATGTATTCCCGGTAAAAGCCTGCGGTACAGCTTGAAGAAAAAGTGTTCGGAAGCGAATGCGGAATTGCTCTGCTCGGCATCGAGCGGGGCTATATCGAAAAGTTCGTGCAGGGAAACATCTACGGGGAAATTCTCTGTCTGCATGAACATAAACTCGCCGGACGTTCCTCTGTATCTTGCCTTCTCGCACGAGAACACGTCATAGAAAAAGTCGGCAGTGCGGGTCTCGTCTTCAATGATGGCGTAGAGGTCGGGCTCGCAGTTTTCGCTTGCGGCAAAGTTCACGCGGACGATGGAAAGAAACGTTTCCCCGATGGCGACGCGGTCCACGGTCTCGATGGAATCGATCTTGCGTCCCTTTCCCATGAACCAGCGCTTGCTTGCGATATCTTGCATGCTATCCATGTGCAAAATTATAGCAATAAGCGTGAAAACTTGCCTGAAAGATGCCCCGAATTTTACCGCGGGGCATATAAATGCGTTTGAATCTTTTGTTTTATACGCCCCTTCAGTTGCTATTTAAGAGCAAAGAGGCTTCATCTGGATTGTTTTTGCATTCGGGGGCATATAAGAAGGGGATAATCCTTGTTTTTATATGCCCCAAAATCGCATCCTGTGTTAAAAACGAATTAGTTTGTATGTAAAATCGCAAAAAGGGGCGTATAAAAGGCGCGTGTTTGTTCCTTTTATATGCCCCGCGCTTTTTTCTTCAGCCAACAGGGGCGTATAAATGCATTTTTTTGCGATTTTTATGCCCGCCAGCCTACTTTCGTGCGGTCAGTGCGCTAAAGTACCCCTGCGAACGGAGGGTAGCAAGAATCTTTAGTTTGTTTGCGGTCGTTTCTGCGGGCAACCCGTCAATAACGTACTGCGGAATCCGCTTGAGCGGCTTGAACTGCGGGGGCACATCGCTGTAATCGCACAGTTGCCATGCGCAAAGCAGTTTCCCGACGAATTCGTCCCACGGGAAAACGTCGGCAGGGGCAAGGTAGAAGCGTGCGGGCTTCTCGAAATCGCGGGCGTCTAGCAGGAGCGAGCCGTCCTTATAACATGCAAGAAGCGCAGCCTGCCTCTCTTTCATCTGAGTGGCGGGCTGCGCAGGAATAGTCAGAACGAGTTGCATTCGGCGCAGGCGTTATGCGGCGAGAACTTCACGCTGGATCTGGGAATACTGGTAGCCAGAAATGGATGTGATTTTGAGAATCAAATCCCGCGCGAGTCCTGCACGGATGAGGGCCCTAGCATAATTCAACTTGTTCATGTCGGGAGAAGTCATAGGAACCTCGAAATAGATTGTGGAACTTATTTTCTAGTCAGAAAATAGTTTATTTTTTCAAAAAAAGAAGAGTGTTTTGAGCAGGTTTTTTGCGAGTGTAAGTTTGCTCACATTACACTTTTTTGTAGCGTTTTTGTAATTAATTGTGCGATAATGAGTTACAAAAAAAATGCTGTTTTTTGCGGAATTTAGCCGTATTCAAACTTTCGTGATTTTTGTCACGCCGATTTGTTTCGGTG from Fibrobacter sp. UWR3 includes the following:
- a CDS encoding ACT domain-containing protein, which encodes CFVSNENLLSNVNGVINAVYLKCDNLGETVQTGAGAGRLPTASAVVADLVSLARSVDQGSRKALPMGWFNVDNSATLVPISETSARYYLRFTSRDACGVLAKITSVLAENNISIETIIQKNVKDPGKVSIVVITEKTQDCKASKAVDAIDALPEIVEKSQVIRFLA
- a CDS encoding sugar transferase: MFRATTLERILLVLSDFVAVSICFLGAFWVQFHSGWIVDKFDPTKTFDQYWTMGLALNIGWLVLFTCAGLYRSWLLLSRTHQILRVLRAVVIGVVLIIIGLFGTEFLGKVFTNQPLNEGYLYGSRFPWIFIYGGLAMVLVAGFRMFIYFCLRGLLRLGYGANNILVLGATEAGRKVAEDLKNTPARGQRVVGFVDERYQVISHDFAGFPVLGKYSDLAALVKKYKVTGIVIAHESSSPQEIMRVLVWICELPLHIYIVPELYPVVNGQFKGNLVYGFELQELFAFTMPPWQVRVKRIIDVLFGAFLGFCSLPVCLLAAIAIKLEDHGPVFYSQERIGLYGKPFTVYKFRTMRTDAEKFGAQWATKDDPRITKVGKFLRKTRIDELPQILCVLKGDMSMVGPRPERAVFISKLREQIPFYISRLKMKPGLTGWAQVRHHYDTSIEDVQIKLQYDMYYYENMSLLLDFQILVRTVYVVLTGKGAQ
- the nadC gene encoding carboxylating nicotinate-nucleotide diphosphorylase; protein product: MYGDNSTPKFPTEDALTMIRLALAEDVRTGDVTSEWTIPADQKQHARLIAKEDGVLAGLPVIELVFQELKANVKVTLHKKDGDVVKKGDLIAEMDGTTHELLTGERTLLNFIQQLSGVATVAHTFQEALKGGKTKVLDTRKTVPGFRTLQKYAVRVGGGSNHRMGLFDMVLVKDNHIAAAGGVLQALEVVKKNNTQGLMVEMEVENFDQLRALLNKGVDVIMLDNMSNEMMAEALKIIKESGDKCLVEGSGNMTLERAKEIATLGLDYISVGALTHSVKALDISMRI
- a CDS encoding type III pantothenate kinase, coding for MKKSLDKPARKSNRETFSFVVDVGNSHTVLGIFKGDKVVDHWRLTTRKETTSDEVMNRIGGLVRFSKIKPAEITHVGLSTVVPAHERPWIKALQTLLKRPVQVVSSKNCLGCPIAYPNPASLGADRLCNIIALRDRGYKDAIVVDMGTATTFDVMKDGGFAGGIIIPGISASLDVLTEKAARLLPVSIEWPEHVIANNTDDAIRAGLLYGFMAELETLVAKIKDEMGKKKVPVFATGGWGRMVMGHSKVIDTYDPYLTLNGVRLVALHGNSAAELEKDSDE
- a CDS encoding UDP-glucuronic acid decarboxylase family protein; amino-acid sequence: MRCLVTGGAGFLGSHLCERLLNDGHEVICLDNYFTGRMVNVAHLRDNRNFELIRHDVTEPILLEVDRIFNLACPASPIHYQFNPVKTIKTSVMGAINMLGMAKRVKARILQASTSEVYGDPAVHPQTEDYWGNVNPIGIRSCYDEGKRVAETLFMDYHRQNNVDIRIVRIFNTYGPRMLMNDGRVVSNFIVQALKGEDLTIYGDGSQTRSFCYVDDLIEGFVRMMNQDKIIGPVNIGNPGEFTMLELAKEVLDLTGSKSKIVYKPLPGDDPKMRRPNIDLAKSALGWEPTIPLRQGLEKTIVYFEELLKGER
- the nth gene encoding endonuclease III encodes the protein MKKTDKIKFIGEKLDELFPNPPIPLDYSNAYTMLVAVVLSAQCTDIRVNQVTKVLFKKAKTPAAMVKLGIDAIAEIIKPCGFFNTKSKNIYNLSKTLVEKYGGEVPRTFEELESLPGVGHKTASVVMSHIFKIPAFPVDTHIHRLAKRWGLSDGSSVEQTEADLKKIFPKEEWEKRHLQIIYFGRTYCKAMGHKPENCPICKVVGSK
- the cysE gene encoding serine O-acetyltransferase, giving the protein MTVEEMEKRLRDEASELAANEPLSKLMLEEQVLNRKNFADMLSVTLACQLAGEVIDRAELEKMFNALYIKYPELLVSACKDLNATVLRDPACTSYLEPLLLFKGFQGLQAYRVAHALWTENRPFPAKMLQNIVSRKFGMDIHPAAKIGHGLLIDHATNIVIGETAIVGNNVSFLHGVTLGGTGNETGDRHPKIGNGVMLGAHAQLLGNIHIGDCAKIGAGAVVLCDVPPHTTYAGVPAVEVGHPTDDMPSFNMQQDFTRDCD
- a CDS encoding phosphotransferase — encoded protein: MDSMQDIASKRWFMGKGRKIDSIETVDRVAIGETFLSIVRVNFAASENCEPDLYAIIEDETRTADFFYDVFSCEKARYRGTSGEFMFMQTENFPVDVSLHELFDIAPLDAEQSNSAFASEHFFFKLYRRLLPGIHPEVEIMEQLDRKRSGVSPQLYGTCYYADATGKHYTLGILEERATGMQDAWAYFNSVMDALCAEALGTATAKMHRALRGLPGTPAQNPEIPFDKLEHLLNSAGATDAVSADISAGNEMRELAEKVKATLPKLKRMAKDAFGAPTGSELFTPQRIHGDYHLGQVLVAAATTAQSLAKQASSAPTFKILDFEGEPTRSLEYRRALHSPLVDVAGMLRSFQYAGATSGFDCTACKHAFLEGYAQAARIDAGAAHVDLETLERAATPYILAKTVYEACYELEFRPGWFHIPARALLKLAD